Genomic window (Helianthus annuus cultivar XRQ/B chromosome 3, HanXRQr2.0-SUNRISE, whole genome shotgun sequence):
ATGGTTACTGAAATCTGATTGGCGTTCAAGATCTGCGGGAATCCCCTTGTCCATTACCCAAGAAGCATGTTATCCGTGTTTCATATCAGTTGCATATATTTAAGCTTCACATATAAACGGTTTTTCGTGTTTTACATCAGTTGCCTATACTTAGCTTCACATATAAACGATTTTCCGTGTTGTATATCAGTTGCGTATAATTATTAAGCTTCACATGTAAACGGTTTTCTGTTATTTATCAATTGTGTATAATTAAGCTTCACATATTTTGATGTGTCAGCTTAAATGAAACGTATTAAAATTCCGTTAACTTATTACTACTGTTAAACATATCTGTCTTCAATGGAACAGAGATTGGGCTCGGATTGACCGGATTTGGTGTCTTCTTCTCATTTCTGGGAATCATTTTCTTCTTCGACAAGGGACTACTCGCCATCGGAAATGTTAGTGTTGTTTCATTGCCATCTCAGTTTCTTTTGCTCATTAATAACATTTTGTTGACAATAACTAATATATGACGATCAATCTATTGTGGTAACGAACCAGATCTTATTCATCTCGGGAGTGATTATGACAATCGGTGTCAAGTCCTCTTTGCAGTTCTTCATGAGACGCAACAACTTTAAGGTTTTCATGGTCTTCTTACTATTTACATTTTGACCCGCTGTCTTTGTGTGTCGTCATTCTAATTAATTGTTGCTCGACGTCTTCTACAGGGTACCATTTCCTTTTGTATTGGCTTCTTCTTTGTGATAATCGGATGGCCTGTAATTGGAATGGCTGCAGAGGCTTATGGTTTCATCATACTTTTCAGGTTTATTAGATGTGATTATGACACGATTACGTTTATACTGCTGTACGAATGTACGATTTACATTCGGTTGCTTACTACAAACTTTTTTTTTGCAGCGGTTTTTGGCCCACACTTTCAGTTTTTGTGCAGAAGATACCGGTTATCGGTTGGGTGTTTCAACAACCTTTTATTAGATCGGTATGTTTTTCCCACCCTTGTTACTATTCATAATGTAGTATTTTGGAATCTGTGAATGGattataatttaatttttttttctttctgttTACAGTTCTTGGACCGTTACCGCAGCAAAAGGGCACCTGTATGAAATTGAATTTGCAGTTGGACAAAATTGTTGCaaaattgtatgaaattaaatTGAGGTTTTGAATGTTTGGTgttggttttatttttttctcAGTTTGTTAAATATTAGAAATCATAGTGTAAAGATCTCAATGGACTTGGGTTTTTGGTCATAAATTTGGTATTCTGATACGTTACCCGGTGTCATAGCTCCTACCTTTTTTTTTATGTCTTAAAAAGTATAGTTTGACTTCTGAAGTCAAAACATAATGGTAATGGTATTTGTCAAGTGTTTGAAGGTGGCTGCCCCTTGAAACATCATTTAAAGTTGTATAAAAAATGGATCTAATTATCATTGAAAATCAAGCAAGAGAATTCGTCATGGATGTATTACTCAACTGCTAGACATGGAAGCAACGGGTACCACATGATAATTAATTTCAATTATTTTTTCACGTTTTCTTTTTCATTAAACTGTATCATCTCCTAAACGTGTAACAATAATCTTTAGAGTtgaatgtcattttagtccctgtggtttgtgtcattttgctagtttagtccaaaggtttcatttttcttctgtgggttcaaaaaggtttcattttagtccattgtgttaacttcatccattttttctgttaacgagaagggcaattcggttattttatatggtcgaattgcccttctagttaacataattacatataaaatgaccgaattgcccttctcgataacagaaaaaatggatgaattcAACCCAGTAGACtgaaatggcaacggtgaaacctttttggatccacagaagaaaaatgaaacatttagactaaactgacaaaatgacccaaaccacatagactaaaatggcatttaactctaatctTTATTTATCAataagaaaaatgttttaaatctCCGTTGAAAAACTATTAGTTTCGGTTTTCCTTCTTCCCAGTGATGAAATTCTTGAATCTAGAGTAATTCACAAGTCAAAAAGAACAAACGTGGTCAAGGCAAAAAGGTAGTCATGACTCATGAGATCTACTGGGTTTTATGCAATACCATTGTTACTTAGGGGTGTCTTGTGGAAATTCTAAACGTTGGTTGATGTGATAAGTTTTTTTTATAGTTGTGAAAAATAATCTCATCTACAAAAATTCTCACCTGTTACCTGTTGTCCCACCTATTAATTATTTTTTCTCGTTGGACTTTTGTTAGTTAAGTTCTTTTTTCGAATTTTAAACTAATATTTTAagaattttgataaaaaaatgagacgagtcgattgatgtaaaagtTACCTTGAAAGATGTTTTAAACGGTGAAagggtgcttcaattcgggtatTTAAACTTCCagttaacaaaaatcaagtcgtttgaaACACCGTTTCAAGATAAGTTTTACATCAACGGAGATCCagtgatattttttttaaacgggATTGCTAGTTGGGACTTTTGAAGGtggggattattattggccaactaTCAAAATGTGGGATTATTAAATCCAATTTAttactaaaaatatataaaaactatcACAAATGAAAATTATTAGACCACTTGTAATGAAAATTATTAGACCACCTGTACTGGTGGTTTGTTTGGGCGTGGATGGGCAAAAAAA
Coding sequences:
- the LOC110930522 gene encoding vesicle transport protein GOT1, whose protein sequence is MVGFEMDDWKKIGLGLTGFGVFFSFLGIIFFFDKGLLAIGNILFISGVIMTIGVKSSLQFFMRRNNFKGTISFCIGFFFVIIGWPVIGMAAEAYGFIILFSGFWPTLSVFVQKIPVIGWVFQQPFIRSFLDRYRSKRAPV